Proteins from a genomic interval of Enterococcus faecium:
- a CDS encoding ECF transporter S component, with translation MKTKQLTIYAMLIALTVALSLTILIPVPATNGFVTLCEAGIYTAAFLYGPTGGLVVGASSGLLIDLISGYPQWAVFSLVIHGLQGYVAGSFSKSSTRMWGLGLLLGSLVMIIGYGIAGWILYDWPAGVASIPGNIFQNLIGMGLAFPITASLQRIQARKQY, from the coding sequence ATGAAAACTAAGCAATTAACGATCTATGCTATGCTGATTGCGTTGACAGTTGCCCTTTCATTAACAATTTTGATCCCTGTACCGGCTACGAATGGATTTGTGACATTATGCGAGGCCGGGATCTATACCGCTGCTTTTCTTTATGGTCCAACGGGTGGATTAGTTGTTGGTGCTTCCAGTGGTCTATTGATCGATTTGATTTCAGGGTATCCGCAGTGGGCAGTTTTTTCATTAGTGATCCACGGGTTACAAGGATATGTTGCTGGTTCTTTCAGCAAATCTTCTACTCGTATGTGGGGATTAGGGCTTTTATTAGGAAGCTTAGTTATGATCATCGGCTATGGTATCGCCGGTTGGATTTTATATGATTGGCCGGCTGGAGTGGCTTCTATACCAGGAAACATCTTCCAAAATCTGATTGGAATGGGACTTGCCTTTCCTATAACTGCAAGTCTTCAACGTATTCAAGCACGGAAGCAATATTAA
- a CDS encoding DUF2382 domain-containing protein translates to MEEKNLTVIGSYSTREEALSVIERLRNEGYERDDIVIYTTDEAASRLGFDGLSGIDVETDENRMDGEEDRSLWEKIKDTFSFDTYDSETATPENDPLYQYRGDISDGKFVITVKGYRQPETTEDTMDTQDTVSPASTMGTGLETGTGTDPMDVGGTTGFQNTTDPLNMTPGTDPMDVPGETDTMGTSKTEDIDRKPNLDDDTIQLKEEKLDVNTHDVTTGEVDIHKHVVNDTETVEVPVKREEIVIERKPVTDQSSQGTDENLEDDTITIPIKEEQVDVSKHTVIREEVGIHKEEHEDVEKVTEDVSREELDIDTSGDVHIEDRNKKS, encoded by the coding sequence ATGGAAGAGAAAAATTTAACGGTCATCGGAAGCTATAGTACGAGGGAAGAAGCATTATCAGTAATTGAACGGTTGCGTAACGAAGGGTATGAACGAGATGATATCGTTATTTATACTACTGATGAAGCAGCATCTAGACTAGGATTTGACGGATTGTCTGGTATAGATGTTGAAACAGATGAAAATCGGATGGATGGTGAAGAAGACCGTTCTTTATGGGAAAAAATAAAAGATACTTTTTCTTTTGATACCTATGATTCTGAGACGGCTACACCAGAAAATGATCCTTTATATCAATATAGAGGAGATATTTCTGATGGAAAATTTGTCATCACAGTAAAAGGCTATCGTCAGCCAGAAACAACAGAAGATACAATGGATACACAAGATACTGTTAGCCCAGCAAGCACAATGGGGACTGGATTAGAAACTGGCACTGGAACAGATCCAATGGACGTAGGTGGCACGACAGGCTTTCAAAATACAACGGATCCATTGAATATGACACCAGGAACTGATCCGATGGACGTACCTGGCGAGACTGATACAATGGGTACAAGCAAGACTGAAGACATCGATCGCAAACCAAATCTAGATGATGATACAATTCAACTAAAAGAAGAAAAATTAGATGTAAATACACATGATGTGACAACTGGAGAAGTCGACATCCACAAACATGTGGTCAACGATACTGAAACGGTAGAAGTACCGGTCAAACGTGAAGAAATCGTCATCGAACGCAAACCAGTAACAGATCAATCTTCACAGGGAACAGACGAAAACTTGGAAGATGACACGATTACTATCCCAATCAAAGAAGAGCAAGTAGATGTAAGCAAACATACAGTTATTCGTGAAGAAGTTGGGATTCATAAAGAAGAACATGAAGATGTTGAAAAAGTGACAGAAGATGTTAGCCGAGAAGAATTGGATATTGACACAAGCGGTGATGTACACATTGAAGACCGCAATAAAAAATCGTAA
- a CDS encoding DUF6530 family protein — MEIPTNLKHKPVIVVEDYDKVDGRNALNTDAKGLSLGLAQWNDRGKVDISGKVWRHTGEKWSRQSEELPITRILDLAILAAQGSLYFQDAYRYEKFYDPENPVVDIIGLQGNRMTVEVDTKNPKIDEDIILYYDTLQKDGELIGERFRILKRLLDELGY, encoded by the coding sequence ATGGAAATACCAACAAATTTAAAACATAAACCAGTAATCGTTGTAGAAGACTATGATAAAGTTGATGGAAGAAATGCATTAAATACGGATGCAAAAGGGCTTTCACTGGGCCTTGCTCAGTGGAATGATCGTGGAAAAGTCGATATCTCAGGCAAGGTATGGCGACATACTGGAGAAAAATGGTCACGACAGTCGGAAGAATTACCAATCACACGTATTTTAGATTTAGCGATCTTAGCTGCGCAAGGAAGTTTATACTTCCAAGATGCTTATCGTTATGAAAAATTTTATGATCCAGAAAATCCAGTCGTAGACATCATTGGATTACAAGGGAACCGAATGACGGTAGAAGTAGATACCAAAAATCCAAAGATCGATGAAGACATCATTTTGTATTACGATACACTACAAAAAGACGGAGAACTGATTGGGGAACGATTCCGTATTTTAAAACGTCTTTTAGATGAGCTAGGATATTAA
- a CDS encoding hydroxymethylpyrimidine/phosphomethylpyrimidine kinase, which yields MKRILTIGGSDPFAGGGIQTDLKTFENFGLFGLSALTSIGALDINERFMLESISLELLKRQLVSIDKMTSLDGIKIGLLNSSEAIMVVRDFIKTKQNIPIILDPVLAFKETEAVINQLYISQLIEELFPLVTMITPNLAEAALLSGQALPSSLTEMIHLAKELTASGTKNIVIKGGTRMAGDEAVDLLYSIDHYEVFSHKKIDTTTVNGAGCAFSSAITANLVLGADFTKAVAESKKFVAHCISNGVLMNDHTGSVWSGGIQKGGMRNEN from the coding sequence ATGAAAAGAATCTTGACAATTGGCGGTTCTGATCCATTTGCTGGTGGAGGAATCCAAACAGATTTAAAAACTTTTGAGAATTTTGGTCTATTCGGACTAAGCGCCTTGACTTCTATAGGGGCACTAGATATTAATGAGCGATTTATGCTGGAATCTATATCTTTGGAATTGCTTAAACGACAGTTAGTTTCGATTGATAAAATGACTTCATTAGATGGTATCAAAATTGGGTTATTGAATTCAAGTGAAGCAATCATGGTTGTTCGAGACTTCATAAAAACAAAACAAAATATCCCAATCATTTTAGACCCTGTTTTGGCATTCAAAGAAACTGAAGCTGTGATCAATCAATTGTATATTTCGCAGCTCATCGAAGAACTTTTTCCACTTGTTACGATGATTACGCCTAATTTGGCAGAAGCTGCTTTACTTTCTGGTCAAGCTCTTCCCTCTTCGTTAACAGAAATGATCCATCTCGCTAAAGAACTCACTGCTTCAGGAACAAAAAACATTGTGATCAAAGGCGGCACAAGGATGGCTGGAGATGAAGCTGTGGATCTTCTCTATTCAATTGATCATTATGAGGTATTTTCTCATAAAAAAATCGACACTACAACAGTAAACGGGGCCGGTTGTGCCTTTTCTTCTGCAATAACAGCGAATCTTGTGTTAGGGGCAGATTTTACCAAAGCAGTAGCAGAAAGTAAAAAATTTGTTGCCCATTGTATTTCTAATGGCGTGCTGATGAACGATCATACCGGAAGTGTCTGGTCTGGCGGTATTCAAAAAGGAGGAATGAGAAATGAAAACTAA
- a CDS encoding tyrosine-type recombinase/integrase, which produces MDSKTRKQLQEKLKQRTHLLPSVFQQFLEENRSSLSLGSRYEYAKDFHLFTDYLRKVFSEEVDDQLIIHLEKQDYQNFLAKIYRHTRSFQTTANQETEQLFENSYYGISRKQYSLNHFLRFLYQKGLIEEEISLLGTSLPETTKAAPRYIDAELFKDFEHLFIPIEGFQTSREASFEEKNRPRNLAITAILLYCGLKIHEVVELKRKDVSLTKQILNLNRKENRLNKVPIPKEAMPFLENYFKLTAQNTDENSFVFRSSHDQQISPRTIRQILSKITVYKNVSPELCRKTYRYYAELYLDDADAVNYLCGNRYLSSHSFQDIWEKMVDFSYHELAAFVRVSSI; this is translated from the coding sequence ATGGACAGCAAAACTAGAAAACAACTGCAAGAAAAGTTAAAGCAACGTACACACTTGCTCCCTTCCGTCTTTCAACAGTTTTTAGAAGAAAATCGTTCTTCCCTTTCATTAGGCAGTCGCTATGAATACGCAAAAGATTTTCATCTGTTTACTGATTATTTGAGAAAAGTATTTTCTGAAGAAGTGGATGATCAGCTGATTATCCATTTAGAAAAACAAGATTATCAGAATTTCTTAGCTAAAATCTATCGACATACTCGTTCGTTCCAAACTACAGCGAACCAAGAAACGGAGCAATTGTTTGAAAATAGCTATTACGGGATTTCAAGGAAGCAATATTCATTAAATCATTTTTTACGATTTTTGTATCAAAAAGGACTGATTGAAGAAGAGATTTCTCTTTTGGGTACAAGTTTACCGGAAACAACCAAAGCAGCTCCGCGATATATCGATGCAGAACTTTTCAAAGATTTTGAGCATTTGTTTATCCCGATTGAAGGCTTTCAAACAAGCAGAGAAGCTAGCTTTGAAGAAAAGAATAGACCGAGGAACCTTGCAATTACTGCCATTCTTCTGTATTGCGGATTAAAGATCCATGAAGTAGTAGAACTTAAACGTAAAGATGTATCTTTGACCAAGCAGATTCTTAATCTGAATAGAAAAGAAAACAGACTGAATAAAGTACCAATACCAAAAGAAGCGATGCCATTTCTGGAGAACTATTTTAAGTTAACAGCACAAAATACGGACGAAAATTCTTTTGTTTTTCGTTCCTCACATGATCAGCAAATTTCTCCTCGGACTATTCGCCAAATTTTGAGCAAAATTACAGTATATAAAAACGTATCGCCAGAACTATGCAGAAAAACATATCGTTATTATGCAGAACTATATTTAGATGATGCTGACGCGGTAAATTATTTATGTGGTAATCGATACCTCTCATCCCATTCTTTTCAAGATATCTGGGAAAAGATGGTTGATTTTTCTTATCACGAATTAGCGGCATTCGTTCGGGTTTCTTCCATATAA
- a CDS encoding glycoside hydrolase family 13 protein, with the protein MIQEQKWWKEAVGYQIYPASFKDSNGDGQGDINGIREKLNYLKDLGIGFIWINPIYQSPFVDNGYDVSDYQDIEERFGTMEDFDLLLKEAHELGIKVIMDLVINHSSDQHQWFEESKKSKESPYRDYYIWVDGVDGKEPNNWTSIFGGSAWEYSHETGQYYLHVFAKEQPDLNWESEKLKEELFNMIRWWLDKGIDGFRLDAISHVKKDEYSVKATENPFSPFQNVSGIEEHLTDLKHVFEEYDIMTVGEASGVTAEEGPQWVGKDGYFDMIFEFDHIHIWQQEKEGQLDVLKLKHALSAWQTSLDGIGWNALYMENHDVPRAVSVFGDTRPDFWAMSAKAIAMMYFFLQGTPFIYQGQEIGMTNMPFESIDQVDAVDSKRLYKRLLAEGKTREEALDIIRETTRDNSRTPMQWTSEQYAGFSTHEPWLITNPNTKTINVEQQEYEPESVLQFYKNMIRIRQTNKGLIYGSYKEYLHEHPQLYVYERYLEDEQYLIMVNLTESLADYELPKEADQSWTLLLSNSSSGEFEAKGILAPYEARLYKTNK; encoded by the coding sequence ATGATACAAGAACAAAAATGGTGGAAAGAAGCAGTAGGCTATCAAATCTATCCTGCTAGTTTCAAAGATAGCAATGGCGATGGTCAAGGAGACATCAATGGGATCCGTGAAAAACTTAATTATTTGAAAGATCTTGGTATCGGCTTTATCTGGATCAATCCGATCTATCAATCTCCATTTGTCGATAATGGTTATGACGTAAGTGACTATCAAGATATAGAAGAGAGATTCGGAACGATGGAAGATTTTGATTTATTGCTAAAAGAAGCACATGAATTAGGGATCAAAGTGATTATGGATCTTGTCATCAACCATAGTTCGGATCAGCATCAATGGTTTGAAGAATCGAAAAAATCTAAAGAAAGCCCGTATCGCGATTATTACATTTGGGTCGACGGGGTAGATGGCAAAGAACCGAATAATTGGACATCGATTTTCGGCGGTTCTGCTTGGGAGTATTCTCATGAAACTGGACAGTATTATCTGCATGTTTTTGCAAAAGAACAACCAGACTTAAATTGGGAAAGCGAGAAATTGAAAGAAGAACTATTCAATATGATCCGATGGTGGTTGGATAAAGGGATAGATGGATTTCGTTTAGATGCGATTTCTCATGTAAAAAAAGATGAATATTCAGTAAAAGCCACAGAGAACCCTTTCTCACCCTTTCAAAATGTCTCAGGAATCGAAGAACATTTGACCGATTTGAAACATGTTTTTGAAGAGTACGATATCATGACTGTCGGAGAAGCAAGTGGTGTCACTGCAGAAGAAGGACCACAATGGGTAGGGAAAGACGGTTATTTCGATATGATATTCGAATTTGATCATATCCATATCTGGCAGCAAGAAAAAGAAGGGCAATTAGATGTCCTTAAATTGAAACATGCATTAAGCGCTTGGCAAACTTCATTGGATGGTATCGGATGGAACGCTTTATATATGGAAAACCATGATGTTCCTCGTGCCGTTTCAGTGTTTGGAGATACTCGTCCCGATTTTTGGGCTATGTCTGCAAAAGCAATCGCTATGATGTATTTCTTTTTGCAAGGTACGCCATTTATTTATCAAGGACAGGAAATCGGAATGACGAATATGCCCTTTGAATCGATCGATCAAGTTGATGCAGTAGATTCGAAAAGACTTTATAAAAGGCTGCTTGCGGAAGGTAAGACAAGAGAAGAAGCATTGGATATCATTCGTGAAACAACGAGAGACAACAGCAGGACACCCATGCAATGGACTTCGGAACAATATGCTGGTTTTTCTACACATGAACCTTGGCTGATCACTAATCCAAATACCAAAACGATCAATGTAGAACAACAAGAATATGAACCAGAGTCGGTCCTGCAATTCTATAAGAACATGATCCGCATTAGACAAACCAATAAAGGTCTGATATACGGTTCTTATAAAGAATATCTTCATGAACATCCACAACTTTATGTCTATGAAAGATATTTAGAAGATGAACAATATCTTATTATGGTAAACTTAACAGAATCACTTGCTGACTATGAACTTCCAAAAGAAGCAGATCAGTCCTGGACATTACTCTTGTCAAATTCCTCTAGCGGAGAATTTGAAGCTAAAGGCATACTAGCACCTTATGAAGCTCGGTTATATAAAACAAACAAGTAA
- a CDS encoding AAA family ATPase, protein MENFSLTENRTFSRLEKQMIWKKPKSHRTSAEEWRIASEIKGNWQDPEMKISNVLLEGDAGSGKTQLAKALSADLQLPYTKVTCFADMDKSDVFGALLPVVDSNKEQDQELLEAIYQTDTLEAVLTLIQNHYGIDPFSAKEKLAELVQRIEADYPDAIHYSYYPSEIVRAIEKGYLLEIQEPTVIRDASILVALNSALEPNGMLNLPTGIIRRHPDCVIVITTNRNYQGNRPLNESLRDRMQHAEKMDLPALEVMAERAMAKTMIQKQELLLKMAEIIRLLDETAKANAIKGVAGMRSYFYWANTYKQGQDLLQSIYPKVLYKLSTDSDELAILEQALSDSGLLLELQDILRKEKWGHPQSEHTKGRTISAEEANERNITENAEEILRLDEKKSLSAEEPNEGEEKQEETIEKNEIPPQMQKERSSDIEGKNQKEQQTGDDSQEMSASDMEAHDKEIKKQLNKEARQIMKETIHEKEGLIVHRPAFQGKTPEARELHMQVMPIVESLSRQILELLDNEQTETYQKGKYEGQRFNASKVAYGDLRNFDKKNPPHEQPSLAVAVRIDESGSMIRDDRIEAAKKAAIAIAEFSKKVDIPLLIYGDTADRSSREKTSLFSYKEFEDGFQWLNEKLVTMKPRQNNRDGAALRLAAEKLNRQSATTKLLLNISDGQPKALPDYTGKKAKEDIQSVLKEYERQGILFVSAAIGQDKEEIKSIYGESRFVDITDLNEFPKQMIQLIARYL, encoded by the coding sequence ATGGAGAATTTCTCACTAACAGAAAACCGAACCTTTTCACGGCTAGAAAAGCAAATGATCTGGAAGAAACCGAAAAGCCATCGGACAAGTGCAGAAGAATGGCGGATCGCCTCCGAAATCAAAGGGAATTGGCAAGATCCTGAAATGAAAATCAGTAACGTACTTTTGGAAGGAGATGCCGGGTCGGGGAAGACACAATTAGCCAAAGCACTATCTGCTGATCTGCAACTTCCCTATACAAAAGTGACCTGTTTTGCAGATATGGACAAATCAGATGTTTTCGGAGCCTTATTACCTGTAGTAGATTCTAATAAGGAACAAGACCAAGAATTACTAGAAGCTATTTACCAAACAGATACACTTGAAGCTGTACTGACACTGATCCAGAACCATTACGGCATTGATCCTTTTTCTGCTAAAGAAAAATTAGCAGAGCTAGTTCAAAGGATCGAAGCTGATTATCCAGATGCAATCCATTACAGCTATTACCCTTCTGAAATCGTTCGAGCGATTGAAAAAGGATATTTATTAGAGATTCAAGAGCCGACTGTCATCCGAGATGCCTCTATTCTTGTGGCACTTAACTCAGCGCTCGAACCAAATGGGATGTTGAATTTACCGACAGGAATCATTCGTCGCCATCCAGATTGCGTCATTGTGATCACTACAAATCGAAATTACCAAGGAAATCGCCCATTAAATGAATCTTTAAGAGATCGGATGCAACATGCGGAAAAAATGGATCTTCCTGCCTTAGAAGTCATGGCAGAACGTGCGATGGCGAAAACTATGATCCAAAAACAAGAACTTCTCTTAAAGATGGCAGAGATTATCCGTTTGTTGGATGAAACTGCAAAAGCTAACGCCATCAAAGGTGTAGCAGGAATGCGTTCTTATTTTTATTGGGCAAATACCTATAAGCAAGGACAAGATTTACTCCAGTCGATTTATCCAAAAGTTTTGTATAAATTATCCACTGATTCAGATGAATTGGCAATTCTTGAACAAGCTTTGTCTGACAGTGGATTGCTACTGGAACTTCAGGACATATTGAGAAAAGAAAAATGGGGTCATCCTCAATCTGAGCATACAAAAGGAAGAACCATTAGCGCCGAAGAAGCAAATGAACGAAACATCACTGAAAATGCTGAAGAAATTCTGCGCTTAGATGAAAAGAAATCGTTGTCTGCTGAAGAACCAAATGAGGGAGAAGAGAAACAAGAAGAAACAATAGAAAAAAACGAGATTCCTCCTCAAATGCAAAAAGAACGCAGTAGCGATATCGAAGGAAAAAATCAAAAAGAACAACAAACAGGAGATGATTCTCAAGAAATGTCTGCTTCTGACATGGAAGCACATGATAAGGAAATCAAGAAGCAACTGAATAAAGAAGCGCGACAAATCATGAAGGAAACGATTCATGAAAAAGAAGGTCTCATCGTTCACCGACCAGCTTTCCAAGGAAAAACGCCGGAAGCACGTGAGCTACACATGCAAGTAATGCCAATAGTAGAATCACTTAGCCGGCAAATTTTAGAGTTACTGGATAATGAACAAACAGAGACGTACCAAAAAGGAAAATACGAAGGTCAGCGGTTCAATGCAAGCAAAGTAGCATATGGTGATTTGAGAAATTTTGACAAAAAGAACCCGCCACATGAGCAACCTTCTTTAGCGGTAGCTGTACGGATCGATGAATCTGGGTCAATGATACGGGATGATCGGATCGAAGCGGCAAAAAAAGCAGCGATTGCCATTGCCGAATTTTCTAAGAAAGTCGATATCCCATTGTTGATTTACGGAGATACAGCAGACCGTTCGTCAAGAGAAAAGACTTCTTTGTTTTCTTATAAAGAATTTGAAGACGGATTTCAATGGTTAAATGAAAAATTAGTCACTATGAAACCAAGGCAAAACAATCGTGATGGTGCTGCACTTCGTTTAGCAGCAGAAAAATTAAACAGACAATCCGCAACAACCAAACTGTTGCTTAATATTAGTGACGGTCAGCCAAAAGCGTTGCCGGATTATACAGGCAAAAAAGCAAAAGAAGATATCCAGTCTGTTTTGAAAGAATATGAACGTCAAGGAATCCTATTTGTCTCCGCAGCTATTGGCCAAGACAAAGAAGAAATCAAGTCGATCTACGGTGAAAGTCGTTTTGTAGATATTACTGACTTGAATGAATTTCCCAAGCAAATGATTCAACTGATTGCCCGCTATCTATGA
- a CDS encoding AMP-binding protein, with amino-acid sequence MMETITYSPLNLFTNFQEAAANFSETPIIFDEPLSAFPELGLETTYKKCCESVLKRAYQLAHLGVKSGDKVIIYKSSAFDTYLLAVSVSYLGAVPVMTSYHLPTTTMEVFIDRLEDPFILFDDETKKRVREISNGTKSKQIPILYLMEQPALSVSQSFLDKNEISYMTHTSGTTGIPKLICHSAHSMGWRTKWQKTVFTKISEKKLIAFHISPVHSRFNIGISSLMSMGFPMMPLANAQSSKVVHMLEAHRPIALETHPNNFVQWRFTAKEHPEAFSGIRYYHSTFDAINNQTMKTFLRTSMAQDAVFLQVYGQSECGPMILKAHTLESLKTSDARDMGVGLEDMTSARITDSVGNVLPENTDGHIQLLSKGRALTYYKEDARFQENVYGDWWDSGDYGFMDKHGHLFLKDRQVDLIETINSTLAIEDFLLDSLDFLAEVVIVRDKNHSPQPIIALAPDKEMDWNRWWEQVHELPRLNVPIIRDFDAIPRTATMKVQRLQIEKELKSQKS; translated from the coding sequence ATGATGGAGACCATAACGTATTCCCCTTTGAACTTATTTACGAATTTTCAAGAAGCTGCAGCTAACTTTTCCGAGACCCCGATTATCTTTGATGAGCCACTTTCAGCTTTCCCAGAATTAGGACTTGAAACAACTTACAAAAAATGCTGCGAAAGTGTGTTGAAACGGGCTTATCAATTGGCTCATCTTGGAGTGAAATCCGGAGACAAAGTTATTATTTATAAGAGTTCCGCTTTTGACACATACCTTCTAGCTGTTTCTGTGTCTTACCTTGGTGCAGTGCCTGTCATGACTTCTTATCATCTACCAACAACAACAATGGAAGTATTTATCGATCGTTTAGAAGACCCTTTCATTTTATTTGATGATGAGACAAAAAAGCGAGTGAGAGAAATTTCAAATGGAACAAAATCAAAACAGATTCCTATTCTTTATTTAATGGAACAACCTGCTTTGTCTGTTTCTCAATCATTTTTAGACAAAAATGAAATTTCTTATATGACCCATACTTCTGGTACAACTGGTATCCCTAAACTTATTTGTCATTCTGCTCATTCTATGGGATGGCGGACGAAATGGCAAAAAACAGTTTTCACAAAAATTTCGGAAAAGAAATTAATCGCTTTTCACATCTCTCCAGTGCATTCCAGATTCAATATTGGTATCTCTTCTTTGATGTCCATGGGATTTCCTATGATGCCTTTAGCAAACGCACAAAGTTCAAAAGTTGTTCATATGTTGGAAGCTCACCGGCCAATTGCACTAGAGACCCATCCGAATAACTTTGTTCAGTGGCGTTTTACTGCTAAGGAGCATCCAGAAGCTTTTTCGGGTATCCGATACTATCACTCCACTTTTGATGCTATAAACAACCAGACAATGAAGACATTTTTGCGAACGTCGATGGCACAGGATGCGGTATTTCTTCAAGTATATGGCCAAAGTGAATGCGGACCAATGATTCTTAAGGCTCATACACTAGAGAGTTTGAAAACAAGTGATGCAAGAGATATGGGCGTTGGACTGGAAGACATGACAAGCGCTCGGATTACAGATTCAGTTGGGAATGTCCTACCTGAAAACACAGATGGTCATATACAATTACTGTCTAAAGGACGGGCTTTGACTTATTACAAGGAAGATGCACGGTTCCAGGAAAATGTTTATGGCGATTGGTGGGATAGCGGAGATTACGGTTTTATGGATAAGCATGGCCACCTATTTTTGAAAGATCGGCAAGTGGATTTGATCGAAACGATCAATAGTACATTAGCTATTGAAGACTTTTTATTAGATTCGTTAGATTTTTTGGCAGAAGTAGTGATTGTAAGGGATAAAAATCATTCTCCACAACCGATTATTGCTTTAGCTCCTGATAAAGAAATGGATTGGAATCGATGGTGGGAGCAAGTCCATGAACTTCCTCGCTTGAACGTCCCTATCATCCGTGATTTTGATGCAATCCCGCGAACAGCTACAATGAAAGTGCAACGGCTTCAAATCGAGAAAGAATTAAAATCACAAAAGTCCTAA
- a CDS encoding TIGR01440 family protein translates to MKLSEKELKDQLTEIVNDILAEAHLKKGDLFVLGCSTSEVVGGHIGKNSSAEVGQWIIRTLKELLDPKEIALAVQGCEHLNRALVVERTVAEAKNFEIVSVVPALHAGGACSVAAFDQFNDPVEVEHVVGQAGIDIGDTSIGMHIKHVQVPVRPRLKTLGQAHVTALRSRPKYIGGPRANY, encoded by the coding sequence ATGAAGTTGTCAGAAAAAGAATTAAAAGACCAATTGACTGAAATAGTTAATGACATATTGGCTGAGGCACACTTGAAAAAAGGTGATCTTTTTGTTTTAGGATGCAGCACAAGCGAAGTCGTTGGAGGACATATTGGAAAAAATTCCAGTGCGGAAGTTGGTCAATGGATCATCCGTACGTTAAAAGAGTTGTTGGATCCTAAAGAAATTGCGCTAGCTGTCCAAGGTTGTGAACATTTGAACCGAGCATTAGTAGTAGAACGAACAGTGGCAGAAGCAAAAAATTTCGAAATTGTCTCTGTTGTTCCTGCACTACATGCTGGAGGTGCTTGTTCTGTTGCTGCTTTTGACCAGTTCAATGATCCTGTCGAAGTGGAACACGTAGTTGGACAAGCCGGTATCGATATCGGTGACACATCAATCGGTATGCATATCAAGCATGTCCAAGTACCTGTCAGACCTCGTTTGAAAACCCTTGGACAAGCTCACGTGACAGCCCTTCGCTCTCGTCCTAAATATATCGGTGGTCCTAGAGCGAATTATTGA